The following coding sequences are from one Cryptococcus deuterogattii R265 chromosome 1, complete sequence window:
- a CDS encoding bloom syndrome protein — MTPTSNVGSPNPFNVKGRAPEASAIQPPGTNPRDNGKTTAQLQTMLVKYMEEKDQLKDQKFAIATGQDEMDDLDMDMVEEKIELVTKRILEIKTLLTARIQNPSSSTPPAPSRQSSFQPPETQQSPFQRTEPKPPSLAVKNYPAPTTASSSKVKLATPDHWNSSRSNGVPSDESDMPVARSLLQRNRTFPSPTVAGPSRPTSRRPSPLRDVPEDLHNFDIAMAEKDFHDPDEEPVLVPPSTPPVASPPRTAVRTSTRQPQPLLAPEAIFQDTGHLPDEFHDIPFSEIFSSPTSPTRNLANAPLRVESSPPKSIDLPRSSAMAGPSRQPMETHSLIKETVPAVPQHRVIPLEITHPWSKEVNQKLRQVFKLPNFRKHQKEAIDETMAGKDVFVLMPTGGGKSLTYQLPAVCSSGKTRGVTFVVSPLISLINDQTRHLISRGIPAIAYTGDLTQKDKSVAHEELSKREPITKVVYVTPEMMSMGGHIKSILRGLLQRNQLARFVIDEAHCVSQWGHDFRADYLRLGELRRDYPGVPIMALTATAQNKVQEDIIRSLRIEGCVCLRQSFNRPNLHYEVRPKTSAVIQEIVAFIRTQEARASGIVYCNSRDNCENLAKKLREEHGLRAYHYHAGMTKENRRKMQEGWQDHKFEIMVATIAFGMGIDKPDVRYVIHHHLPRSLEGYYQETGRAGRDGNPSTCILYYTFKDGKKILGQIDQEKDLTRDQKERQKASMQEVLRYCNNKVDCRRSQVLAFFNETFDAANCNQGCDVCLGRDRNVFRTEDVTEDAVTVIKMVQAFSNIKITILNAAECFRGYKGNSGKRLDQNPYFGAGQSWERNEGERLIQTLVIEGALEEYCVESKAGWTNAYLRVGKEGYKYLNGTARLKMDFREASPRKSTTKSKQPSKRQSSKSKSQTTLGKTTSSNPIARKRSLQQIMAEEAEFDNSHWGDTDDEYHPEEDGDPIIASADETEVDDGVPQKRRKSTEASKEKAPRSTRSKAKAATPDDGVESSVEQCYKALEKMRNQSTARNKTYPVLTNELLQMVAALMPANEKRLREIEGMTPQLIEAYSTKILGICIKFRPATKNTLNTTATVVHKDVPRAAVVPAPVTLPRANSTTMHRIKQYAYEPSSASKSPITSAIRRPSNTTSLKRQTLLFSTPSNVAGSGNTVTPTAAKRQSNVGTVRPVLTAKGGNVVRKDKF, encoded by the exons ATGACTCCAACATCAAATGTTGGGTCTCCTAACCCCTTCAATGTGAAGGGCAGGGCGCCCGAGGCATCAGCTATTCAGCCTCCCGGAACCAACCCTAGAGATAATGGC AAAACGACTGCGCAACTTCAGACTATGTTGGTGAAATAtatggaggagaaagatcAGCTGAAAGACCAAAAGTTCGCGATTGCAACGGGGCAGGATGAAATGGATGACCTGGACATGGATatggtggaggaaaaaaT TGAACTTGTCACTAAACGTATCCTCGAAATCAAGACCTTGTTGACAGCTCGGATTCAAAAcccgtcctcttccacacCTCCAGCGCCTTCTCGCCAATCATCTTTTCAGCCCCCTGAAACACAACAGTCTCCCTTCCAAAGGACGGAGCCCAAACCCCCATCATTAGCTGTTAAGAATTATCCTGCTCCCACAACTGCCAGTTCATCGAAAGTCAAGCTCGCAACGCCGGACCATTGGAATTCCAGTCGGTCTAATGGAGTACCGAGTGACGAGTCTGATATGCCCGTGGCCAGGAGCCTTTTACAGCGCAATCGGACATTTCCGTCTCCGACTGTTGCTGGACCGTCGAGACCTACATCTAGGCGACCAAGTCCACTGCGTGATGTTCCAGAGGATCTTCACAACTTTGATATAGCCATGGCTGAAAAAGACTTCCACGATCCTGACGAAGAGCCCGTTCTTGTCCCCCCATCTACCCCGCCTGTggcttctcctcctcgcaCAGCCGTTAGAACGTCTACACGGCAACCACAGCCCTTATTAGCCCCCGAAGCGATTTTCCAAGATACAGGACATCTTCCAGATGAATTCCATGATATTCCTTTCAGCGAAATATTCTCTTCACCCACATCACCCACTCGCAATCTTGCTAATGCCCCGCTTCGCGTtgaatcttctcctcctaAATCTATAGATCTTCCCCGTTCCTCAGCCATGGCAGGACCTTCAAGACAGCCTATGGAAACGCATTCTCTAATCAAGGAAACCGTCCCGGCGGTACCTCAACATAGGGTCATCCCACTTGAAATAACTCATCCATGGTCAAAGGAAGTCAATCAGAAGTTAAGACAGGTGTTCAAACTGCCTAATTTTAGAAAACATCAGAAAGAAGCCATCGACGAGACCATGGCAGGTAAAGATGTCTTCGTGCTTATGCCtactggaggaggaaagagttTGACCT ATCAACTCCCTGCAGTCTGCTCATCGGGTAAAACTCGCGGTGTCACATTTGTCGTTTCTCCTCTTATCTCACTCATCAATGACCAAACAAGACATTTGATCTCTAGGGGCATCCCCGCTATAGCGTACACTGGCGATCTTACtcaaaaagacaaaagtgTGGCACATGAAGAATTGTCGAAAAGGGAACCTATTACAAAAGTGGTCTATGTGACTCCGGAAATGATGTCGATGGGCGGTCATATCAAGTCGATATTGCGCGGTTTGCTGCAGAGGAATCAGCTGGCAAGGTTTGTGATTGACGAGGCACATTGCGTGAGTCAATGGGGTCATGATTTTCGAGCCGACTACCTACGTCTTGGTGAGCTTCGTCGAGACTATCCAGGTGTGCCAATCATGGCTCTCACTGCTACTGCTCAAAATAAGGTACAAGAAGACATCATTCGTTCTCTCCGTATCGAAGGATGCGTTTGTTTGCGCCAGTCTTTCAACCGCCCCAATCTTCATTATGAGGTTCGTCCCAAAACCAGTGCAGTGATACAAGAGATTGTGGCCTTTATCCGTACACAAGAAGCCCGGGCAAGTGGTATCGTATACTGCAATTCAAGAGACAATTGCGAAAATTTGGCGAAGAAATTAAGAGAGGAGCATGGCCTGCGAGCGTATCATTATCATGCGGGAATGACGAAGGAGAATCGGAGAAAGATGCAAGAAGGTTGGCAAGACCATAAATTTGAAATCATGGTGGCTACG ATCGCTTTCGGTATGGG TATTGACAAACCGGATGTCCGAT ACGTTATCCATCACCATTTGCCTAGATCGCTTGAAGGGTATTATCAAGAAACTGGTAGAGCGGGGCGTGACGGCAATCCATCGACCTGCATTCTAT ATTACACTTTCAAAGACGGCAAGAAGATCCTTGGACAGATTGACCAAGAAAAGGATCTCACCCGCGATCAAAAGGAGCGACAAAAGGCAAGTATGCAAGAGGTCCTTCGTTACTGCAATAATAAGGTCGATTGTCGTCGTTCCCAAGTGCTCGCATTTTTCAATGAAACTTTTGACGCTGCCAACTGCAATCAAGGATGCGACGTCTGCCTCGGCCGAGATCGGAATGTCTTCAGGACAGAGGATGTGACAGAGGATGCGGTAACGGTCATCAAAATGGTCCAGGCATTCAGCAACATTAAAATTACAATCCTGAATGCCGCCGAATGCTTTAGAGGCTATAAAGGTAATTCAGGCAAGCGGTTAGATCAAAATCCGTACTTTGGCGCCGGACAATCTTGGGAGAGAAACGAGGGAGAAAGGCTGATCCAGACACTTGTCATCGAAGGGGCTCTGGAGGAATACTGCGTTGAGTCGAAGGCCGGATGGACTAATGCGTACTTGAGA GTGGGCAAAGAGGGCTACAAATACTTGAATGGCACTGCTAGACTCAAGATGGATTTCCGTGAAGCGTCTCCTCGCAAGTCGACAACGAAATCCAAGCAGCCCTCCAAGCGCCAATCGTCTAAATCCAAGAGCCAAACAACGCTTGGGAAAACAACCAGTTCTAATCCCATTGCGCGGAAGCGTTCGCTACAGCAAATCATGGCGGAGGAGGCAGAGTTTGATAATTCACATTGGGGTGATACCGATGATGAATATCAtcctgaagaagatggtgatCCTATTATAGCCAGTGCCGATGAGACAGAAGTGGACGATGGCGTACcgcagaagagaagaaagtcAACGGAAGCtagcaaggaaaaggcaCCAAGAAGTACTAGGTCAAAAGCAAAGGCAGCCACTCCTGATGATGGCGTCGAAAGTTCAGTGGAGCAGTGTTATAAGGCTTTAGAGAAAATGCGCAATCAG TCGACTGCCAGGAACAAGACTTATCCAGTCCTGACGAATGAGTTGCTACAAATGGTAGCGGCACTGATGCCTGCCA ACGAAAAACGGCTTCGGGAGATCGAGGGAATGACTCCTCAACTCATTGAG GCATACTCTACCAAGATTTTGGGCATCTGCATAAAGTTCCGACCTGCCACTAAGAATACATTAAACACAACTGCTACTGTCGTCCATAAAGATGTTCCTCGCGCAGCTGTGGTGCCTGCCCCTGTCACTCTACCTCGGGCCAA CTCTACGACTATGCACCGGATCAAACAGTATGCGTACGAACCCTCTTCGGCGTCCAAAAGCCCCATTACGTCCGCCATTCGGAGACCCTCGAATACAACTTCTCTTAAGCGGCAAACCTTGCTTTTTTCTACGCCATCAAATGTTGCTGGTAGCGGCAACACTGTTACTCCCACAGCTGCCAAACGGCAGAGCAATGTTGGTACTGTCCGCCCAGTATTGACGGCGAAAGGTGGTAATGTTGTTAGGAAAGACAAGTTTTGA
- a CDS encoding argininosuccinate lyase: protein MASEQDFTKRKLWGGRFTGSTDPLMHEFNQSLKYDKRMYAADVKGSIAFSKALLKAGIMNAHEQQEITRGLKIVESEWAENKFVIQPDDEDIHTANERRLSEIIGKDIGGKLHTGRSRNDQVATDMRIWLMEETTRVEGYLKDLLNVMVSRAEKEVDAILPGYTHLQRAQPVRWSHFLLSHAQSFLSDLERLRQLYPRISVLPLGSAALAGNPYSLDRELLRQELGFESIGENSMHAVADRDFIVEWLQWASLTQVHMSRMAEDLIIYSSAEFGFVQLSDAYSTGSSIMPQKKNPDSLELLRGKAGRTFGQMAGFMMSLKGVPSTYNKDLQEDKEPLFDAVDTVSAALRIAEGALATMSINPEKMAAALTMDMLATDIADYLVRKGVPFRETHHISGRSVALAEKTNCQISDLTMEQWKELDERFDESVMEVFDFETSVEKRNAIGGPARSMIARQVEVARQRIGK, encoded by the exons ATGGCCAGCGAGCAGGATTTCACAAAGCGAAAGCTCTGGGG TGGCCGATTCACCGGCTCTACCGACCCTTT GATGCACGAGTTCAATCAGTCATTGAAGTATGACAAGCGCATGTATGCGGCGGATGTGAAGGGCTCTATTGCCTTCTCCAAAGCTTTGCTTAAAGCTGGCATTATGAATGCGCACGAGCAACAAGAGATTACTAGAGGTTTGAAGATCGTCGAATCTGAATGGGCTGAGAACAAG TTTGTCATCCAACCCGACGATGAAGACATCCACACTGCCAATGAGCGAAGGCTCAGTGAAATTATTGGAAAGGATATTGGTGGTAAGCTGCATACCGGTCGAAGCAGGAACGATCAAGTCGCTACCGACATGCGAATCTGGCTT ATGGAGGAGACCACCAGAGTTGAGGGTTACTTGAAGGACCTCCTGAATGTCATGGTCTCTCgagctgaaaaggaagtcGACGCTATCCTCCCTGGTTACACTCATCTTCAGCGCGCCCAGCCTGTCAGATGGtcccacttccttctttctcatgcGCAGTCCTTCCTTAGTGACCTCGAGCGTCTCCGTCAGCTGTACCCCCGTATCTCCGTCCTTCCCCTCGGCTCAGCTGCTTTGGCGGGAAACCCTTACTCCCTTGATAGAGAGTTGTTAAGGCAAGAACTCGGTTTTGAGAGCATTGGAGAGAACTCTATGCACGCGGTTGCCGATAGGGACTTTATCGTAGAATGGTTGCAATGGGCTAGTTTGACTCAGGTGCACATGAGCAGGATGGCCGAAGACTTGATTATTTATTCCAGCGCCGAGTTTGGCTTTGTCCAGCTCAGCGATGCTTACAG CACCGGCTCCTCTATTATGccccagaagaagaaccctGACTCTCTTGAACTTCTCCGAGGCAAGGCCGGTCGAACATTTGGTCAAATGGCTGGTTTCATGATGTCCCTTAAGGGTGTCCCCTCAACCTACAACAAGGATTTGCAAGAAGATAAGGAGCCCTTGTTTGATGCAGTTGACACCGTCTCTGCGGCGTTGAGGATTGCCGAAGGCGCGCTTGCTACCATGTCT ATCAATCctgagaagatggctgCTGCCCTTACCATGGACATGCTTGCCACTGATATCGCCGATTATCTCGTCCGCAAGGGTGTCCCCTTCCGTGAGACTCACCACATCTCCGGCCGTTCCGTCGCCCTCGCGGAGAAGACCAACTGCCAGATTTCCGACTTGACCATGGAGCAGTGGAAGGAATTGGACGAGAGGTTTGACGAGTCTGTCATGGAGGTCTTTGACTTCGAGACGAgtgtggagaagaggaacgCAATTGGTGGTCCCGCCAGAAGCATGATTGCCAGGCAGGTTGAGGTGGCCAGGCAGAGGATTGGCAAATAG
- a CDS encoding amino-acid acetyltransferase mitochondrial, with amino-acid sequence MKPPICPRIALRSFTRTPRLTHVHIRQRHHESKILQEIKDEDNAFILSILQASPSARDSRSYLSSFAPPQPTMQPANITTADPDASPTEGAQPPAENPLVNALLNPILRRPALVKIQGPFTDAQLESICRGMAHLQKLGLVSVIVVDRDDLPSTESSDRYEAQRQRAIVRHEVERVVHFLSRHRAAARPVFSTVARIADPEVQPKEAQKGVFVEEEGLDHVRRAVGEGEIPVLLPVALDSNCRSRRIPANRVLLALASAMSAHTSSPVDLTPRRLLVINREGGIPSYARQGLPHLYINLASEFSYINRTFQPQWNDSHPTALSNLSLANGCLAHMPREASALIVSHRSPAALIANLITNKPAHSASLPHALLVESEGRITRDTPTLIRKGLPVRVLRSMEEVDQDKLTHLLETSFKRTLDREGFYNRLKNDLDFVIVIGDYAGAAVCTLEGKPISDSFAYPPNHPEPICYLDKFAVHPSHQGDGTVDFLWVALRDETYGLGQLDASNPSIGSLRGVGRGRDLVWRSRSDNPVNKWYYERSSGFVKTRDEKWKVFWCDAEQRLGEIWREREFGGGRLVRVVEKEERGRVKWWEEVIGAIPSAWSA; translated from the exons ATGAAGCCCCCGATATGCCCTCGAATTGCATTGCGCAGCTTCACGCGCACACCTCGGCTCACCCATGTC CACATTCGGCAACGGCACCACGAATCCAAAATCTTACAGGAGatcaaagatgaagacaat GCATTCATCTTGTCAATCTTGcaagcttctccttcagccAGAGACTCTCGGTCCTATCTGTCTTCGTTTGCCCCTCCTCAGCCAACAATGCAGCCTGCCAACATTACTACTGCAGATCCTGATGCCAGCCCAACAGAGGGTGCTCAACCCCCTGCCGAGAATCCTCTTGTCAATGCCCTTCTCAATCCCATCCTTCGTCGACCTGCTCTTGTCAAAATTCAAGGCCCTTTCACGGACGCCCAACTTGAATCCATTTGCCGCGGCATGGCCCATCTTCAAAAGTTAGGACTGGTCTCCGTCATTGTCGTTGACCGTGATGACCTGCCGTCTACGGAATCTTCTGATCGATACGAAGCACAGAGACAACGAGCGATAGTCAGGCATGAAGTCGAAAGGGTTGTGCATTTTCTCTCAAGGCATAGGGCAGCCGCCAGACCAGTCTTCTCGACCGTTGCAAGGATTGCAGACCCTGAGGTGCAGCCAAAAGAGGCACAAAAAGGTGTatttgttgaagaggaaggactCGATCACGTCAGGAGGGCAGTGGGTGAGGGCGAAATCCCCGTATTATTGCCCGTCGCCCTCGACTCTAATTGTCGTTCCCGGAGGATCCCAGCCAATAGAGTGCTTTTAGCTCTTGCTTCTGCAATGTCAGCACATACTTCTAGCCCAGTGGATCTCACTCCGAGGAGGCTACTGGTCATCAACCGTGAAGGCGGTATCCCTTCTTATGCTCGACAAGGTCTGCCACACTTATATATCAACCTTGCATCCGAGTTTTCGTATATCAACCGTACGTTCCAACCCCAATGGAATGATTCCCATCCTACTGCGTTATCCAACCTCTCTCTCGCCAATGGCTGCTTAGCCCACATGCCTCGCGAAGCATCCGCTCTGATTGTCTCCCATCGATCTCCCGCAGCCTTGATTGCCAATTTAATCACCAACAAACCTGCCCATTCTGCTTCTTTGCCTCACGCCCTGCTTGTCGAGTCTGAGGGCCGTATCACTCGTGATACGCCAACACTTATTCGTAAAGGCCTTCCAGTTCGCGTCTTGCGCAGcatggaagaagtcgaTCAAGATAAGCTCACACATCTGCTTGAAACGTCATTCAAACGTACACTCGATCGCGAAGGGTTTTACAACCGTCTAAAGAATGACCTGGACTTTGTGATTGTGATTGGAGATTACGCGGGTGCGGCGGTTTGTACTCTTGAAGGCAAACCCATTTCTGATTCATTCGCTTACCCCCCAAACCACCCCGAACCTATATGCTACCTTGACAAATTTGCCGTTCATCCTTCACACCAAGGCGACGGTACAGTTGATTTCTTGTGGGTCGCTCTCCGTGATGAGACGTACGGTCTTGGTCAGTTGGACGCTTCAAACCCGTCCATCGGTTCGTTGAGAGGTGTcggcagaggcagagatCTTGTctggaggagcaggagtgATAACCCTGTCAACAAGTGGTATTACGAGAGGTCAAGCGGTTTCGTGAAAACAAGGGatgagaagtggaaggtATTTTGGTGCGATGCTGAGCAGAGGCTGGGAGAAATTTGGCGAGAGAGGGAGTTTGGTGGAGGGCGATTGGTCAGAgttgtggagaaggaagaaaggggaagggtgaagtggtgggaagaggttATCGGAGCGATTCCTTCTGCTTGGTCGGCGTAA
- a CDS encoding ubiquitin-like protein Nedd8 — MIVKVKTLTGKEVDIDVQPDMTISKVKERVEEKAGIPPVQQRLIFGGKAMGDDKTIQDYKIQAGAAIHLVLALRGGRA, encoded by the exons ATGATAGTCAAAGTCAAG ACACTTACCGGCAAGGAG GTTGACATTGACGTGCAACCGGACATGACG ATCAGCAAGGTGAAAGAACGGGTTGAGGAAAAAGCCGGTATTCCTCCTGTACAACAACGACTGATCTTCGGTGGCAAAGCTAT GGGAGACGACAAAACTATCCAAGACTACAAAATACAAGCAGGCGCTGCCATCCATCTTGTCCTCGCTTTGCGTGGAGGGCGAGCATAG
- a CDS encoding protein arginine N-methyltransferase 5, translating into MPRHNVALYLPHPLPSLPIEPPPTPSPLQQVIASTLSTTDYDHVSLPLTNTAWQARWEKLCLRPIEEEGLSEEELERRAIEERKVDQEADVWRRDGGLKRSEVVVSRLEESQGVIPLASEWLELDSPDEGIRFDSELALRAEFAHALYLSLPVLILPAPSLANRAFLPSYARAICNLLQMGGQSAVTNISIRIPVSNPLELIAPESVVPNGLAGSHSSVAPPSASGAPQMDKKHKRLSSLSTRPQSMQTSLFGQPANQGTNQNQQQGMRITSGASSLISANTAYGSVAGSGQASLSVTAHGGDLSSTWEMWDCIRTLCGYHPRLSVTLDLTNPLPPSAGALARWSAEPVNYIWLPASSFIPNAKGYPVLSKACQAFIREMGKQNPTYILSQTTMKRHSAGGHNAYLQYIRHITSTPQPGPNTQPRAIMALPAGASEKFQGYSDYLQAPLQPLMDDLGSMTYNIFENDPVKYAQYETAITQALLDLPANKKHVVTVVGAGRGPLVDCTLRALLHSGRQASIYAVEKNTNAFVTLQERKELEWRDKVHIISGDMRVIDVPEKCDILVSELLGSFGDNELSPECLDGALRLMKSTGVSIPSSYTAHIAPLSTSKLYQETHSPSRGPSSAETPYVVMLSQVDPISGDNNVPGVSARCGERIQQCWQFVHPNRDITVDSNGIPLSNSHNARASTHTFHIPHAATLHGFGGYFEAHLYGDVGLSIHPENAHAVSPDLTSWFPLFFPLKEPMYLPSGSELQVNLWRMGDGKGKKVWYEWAVESYLPVVQSVSSAPGAVTVPGSRNVSSASGSGIGFGGQPSPLMDAPFSPGMGHIGLPGGLGRVKIGQSTLHNPGGIHSWVGL; encoded by the exons ATGCCCCGCCACAACGTAGCCCTGTATCTCCCGCatccccttccatccctccCCATAGAGCCTCCTCCgactccctctcctttgcAGCAAGTCATAGCGTCCACTCTGTCCACAACCGACTACGACCACGTCTCGCTTCCGCTCACAAACACCGCATGGCAAGCCCGCTGGGAGAAACTATGCCTCCGACccattgaggaagaagggcttTCAGAGGAGGAACTAGAAAGGAGGGCGAtcgaagagagaaaggttGACCAAGAGGCTGATGTTTGGAGACGCGACGGAGGGTTGAAAAGAAGCGAGGTCGTTGTGAGTAGATTGGAGGAGAGCCAGGGGGTAATACCTCTTGCCAGTGAGTGGTTGGAGCTTGACTCCCCTGACGAAGGTATTCGCTTCGATTCTGAACTT GCGTTGAGAGCAGAGTTCGCACACGCTCTTTACCTGTCTCTCCCGGTCCTGATCCTTCCTGCGCCGTCGCTGGCCAATAGGGCATTCCTGCCTTCCTATGCCAGGGCCATATGCAATTTGCTGCAGATGGGTGGGCAGAGTGCTGTGACCAATATCTCAATTAGAATTCCAGTCTCAAACCCTTTGGAGCTGATTGCGCCGGAATCGGTCGTGCCGAATGGACTGGCTGGATCTCACTCATCTGtcgctcctccttctgcatcTGGCGCGCCCCAGATGGACAAAAAGCATAAGCGTCTTTCGTCGCTTTCTACCCGCCCCCAATCTATGCAAACTTCACTTTTTGGCCAGCCTGCAAACCAAGGCACAAATCAGaaccagcagcaaggaATGAGGATCACCTCTGGAGCAAGTTCGCTCATATCTGCTAATACTGCCTACGGGTCTGTTGCTGGGAGTGGACAAGCCAGTCTAAGCGTAACCGCTCATGGAGGGGACCTCAGTTCGACATGGGAGATGTGGGATTGTATCAGGACTTTGTGCGGGTACCACCCGCGATTATCAGTTA CTTTGGACTTGACAAACCCTCTGCCACCATCCGCCGGTGCGCTCGCAAGATGGTCAGCTGAACCAGTAAACTATATCTGGTTGCCTGCCTCATCATTCATACCCAATGCCAAAGGATATCCTGTGTTGAGCAAGGCCTGCCAGGCCTTTATTCGTGAGATGGGCAAGCAGAATCCGACATATATTCTTTCCCAGACGACTATGAAGAGACACTCAGCTGGAGGACATAACGCCTACCTCCAATACATCAGGCATATCACATCCACTCCTCAGCCTGGACCTAACACCCAACCACGCGCAATCATGGCTCTGCCTGCTGGTGCTTCCGAGAAGTTCCAAGGTTATTCCGACTATCTACAGGCCCCTTTACAGCCGTTAATGGATGATCTTGGGAGCATGACATATAATATATTCGAAAATGATCCGGTTAAGTATGCCCAATACGAGACCGCCATCACTCAAGCTTTGTTGGACTTGCCAGCGAACAAGAAGCA TGTGGTGACAGTAGTTGGTGCTGGTCGTGGACCCCTTGTAGACTGCACTCTTCGCGCCCTCTTGCATTCCGGTCGGCAAGCATCCATCTACGCCGTCGAGAAGAATACCAACGCTTTTGTGACTTTGCAGGAACGTAAAGAGCTTGAATGGCGCGACAAAGTACATATTATCAGCGGAGATATGAGGGTAATCGATGTTCCCGAAAAGTGTGATATCCTAGTTTCAGAGCTGTTGGGAAGTTTTGGGGACAATGAATTGAGCCCTGAGTGCCTAGATGGGGCGTTGAGATTAATGAAAT CGACTGGTgtctccatcccatcctcttaCACGGCCCACATCgcacctctttcaacatcaAAATTATATCAAGAAAcacattctccttctcgcGGCCCTTCATCTGCTGAAACCCCCTATGTCGTAATGTTATCTCAAGTCGACCCCATTTCAGGTGACAACAATGTACCTGGGGTGAGCGCGCGATGCGGTGAAAGAATTCAGCAGTGCTGGCAGTTTGTCCACCCAAACAGAGATATAACTGTCGATTCAAATG GAATACCGCTCTCAAATTCACACAATGCTCGTGCGAGCACGCATACATTTCACATTCCTCATGCGGCTACTCTGCACGGCTTTGGCGGCTATTTTGAGGCTCATCTTTACGGTGACGTTGGCCTTTCAATTCACCCAGAGAACGCGCACGCCGTATCGCCAGACTTGACCAGTTGgttccctctttttttccctttgaaGGAACCCATGTACCTTCCAAGCGGATCGGAGTTGCAAGTGAACTTATGGAGAATGGGtgatgggaaaggaaagaaggtatGGTACGAATGGGCGGTGGAGAGCTATTTGCCGGTAGTGCAATCAGTGTCTTCCGCCCCAGGCGCCGTGACTGTGCCAGGGTCAAGGAATGTCAGTTCTGCATCAGGCTCTGGGATTGGATTCGGTGGACAACCTAGCCCATTGATGGACGCACCATTCTCGCCGGGCATGGGACACATAGGTTTACCAGGTGGACTGGGGAGGGTGAAGATCGGGCAATCCACTCTGCATAATCCAGGAGGGATTCATTCTTGGGTTGGCCTCTAG